A stretch of the Bubalus kerabau isolate K-KA32 ecotype Philippines breed swamp buffalo chromosome 11, PCC_UOA_SB_1v2, whole genome shotgun sequence genome encodes the following:
- the LOC129623003 gene encoding uncharacterized protein LOC129623003 has protein sequence MAREIIFFFQLGRLVLCVHHAQLRSRPTPHGFSTGGQVAHARGLGSAWSPAPAPQPSREGLALLLPFLGCQEPLRPSNFAPRLTGGAGSTPTPPRAGKQGGSYLRKGFQERTGPRTIPARTASSRVLATRIPIPARRRPARPPASGTRRRAGQQGGARRRDTSQGGSGTTLTTLLGTLPIRSRPLGLSRDSKRWRGPLGCVAVAGAQGPAAG, from the exons ATGGCcagagaaataattttctttttccaacttGGGCGTTTGGTTTTGTGTGTCCACCACGCGCAGCTCCGGAGCCGGCCGACCCCACATGGATTCTCAACAGGTGGCCAA GTAGCCCACGCACGCGGCCTTGGCAGTGCCTGGTCTCCTGCGCCGGCGCCCCAGCCCAGCCGGGAGGGACTCGCCCTCCTACTTCCTTTCCTCGGCTGCCAAGAACCCCTCCGCCCCTCCAACTTTGCCCCGAGACTGACTGGGGGAGCTGGgagcacccccacccctcccagggcTGGGAAGCAGGGAGGATCTTACCTGCGGAAAG GATTCCAGGAACGCACCGGTCCCCGCACTATCCCTGCGAGAACAGCTTCCAGTCGCGTGCTAGCCACCCGCATTCCCATACCAGCACGCCGGAGACCAGCGCGCCCGCCGGCTTCGGGGACTAGAAGACGCGCGGGCCAGCAAGGCGGCGCCCGGCGGAGGGATACATCGCAAGGCGGTAGCGGCACGACCCTGACCACCCTTCTTGGTACCCTTCCTATCCGCTCCAGGCCCTTAGGCCTCTCCAGGGACTCTAAGAGATGGCGTGGCCCTTTAGGGTGCGTGGCGGTGGCAGGGGCTCAGGGTCCGGCAGCCGGCTGA